Sequence from the Corallococcus sp. EGB genome:
CGCGTCCCGGAATCACGGGGCGGCGCGTCCGGAGGCGCCTGGCCGGCCGGGTCCGCGCCGAGGCCCAGGTGGACGCCGGGCGGCGGCTTCTTCAGCACGGACTCCGAGCCCGTCGCGGGCTCCGGGGTGTCCGGGGCGAAGCGTTCCGCCAGCTCCGCCGCCGCGTCGCTCAGCTCGCGGTGCGCGACGATGGTGCGGTCCAGCGTCTTGCCCAGCCGGGTCGAGGTGTCGAAGGTCTGCCGTGATTCATCCGAGCCCGGCAGCGAGTCCTGGTACGAGAACGTGAGCGTCGCGTCCCGGCGCAGCGCGTCCAGCAGCCGGGCCAGCTGCTGTTGCAGCTCCGCGTCCTGCTCCGCGCGCGGGCGCTCCAAGAGGCCGCGCGGGCCTCCGAACCAGACGCGCCCCACCTTCCCGAAGCCCTCGTCCGCGGAGGTCAGGGGCAGGTCCTCCATCACGATGAGCGGGTACACGCGGCGCGGGAAGTCCTGGGCATACAGCGCGAAGAGCAGGGTGCCGTCCGCGCGCGGGAACACCGCCGCGGTGCGCGAGCCGAAGGGGAAGAAGGGCGTGGCGGACACCTCCGCGCGCTTCGCCACGCGCGCGCGGGCCAGCGCGTCCAGCGGCGTCGCGCCCTCCAGGGCGCGCTTGGGCGAGCGGCGCAGGTTGTTCATCAGGTCGCGCGCCTGATCAATGCCCACCACCACGTTGAGCGCGCTGCCTCGCGAGTAGCCCGCGTGGTAGACGCCCACCAATTCGAACTCGCCCGTCTTGCAGGAGATGGCCAGCACCGGCGACCCCGAGTTGCCCTGCGACAGGAGCGCGTCGATGACGAAGTCGTCGTGGTACCACTCCTTGTACTCGTCCCGGTCGTAGGCGGAGATGACCTTGCCCATGTTGGTGGCGTTGAAGACGCCCAGCGGGAAGCCGCGCACGTCCACCACGTCGCGCTCGCGCACGGCGGCGCTCTTGCCCACCTTCCACGGCATCACCGTCAGGGATGCCCGGGCCTTGATGACGGCCAGGTCCAGCTGCGGATCCACCACCGCCTTGGCCAGCGGGATGTCGTCGCGGTCGTACTGGTCCCCCTCGTTCTCCACGATGCTCAGGGCGTCCTTCACCCGCTTGCAGCCGCCGGGCACGCCCTCCACCGGGTGCGCGTCGCTGGTGACGTCCGGCCACTCCACCACGTGCTCGTTGGTGAGCAGCAGCGTCTCTCCGCCCTGCTGCCGGTACGCGAACGCGGTGCCGTGCGCCGTCACCGGCGTGCGCGTGCGGCGCACGTTGCCCTCGGCGCCGTAGGACAGGCACTCGTACACGGCGGTGCTGCGCACGCAGTACGTGTACTTCTTCTGCATGGCCTGCTCGAAGGCCCGTGCCTTGGGGGACAGCGCGCTGTAGCTGTCCGCGTACTCGCCCTCGCAGTACGGCGCGGCCGGAGACGCCTCCGCGGGCGGCGTCGTCGAGGAGGGCGCCTCTGCTCCGGAAGCGGCCAGGGACACCGCCACCACCGACAGTCCGACCATCCACCCGACCATGGTGCCTCCCGCGTTGTCGTCGCCTGAGGTGTTGCTAAGGACCGGACCGCCCGCGTGCATCCGTGCGTGCGGGAGGCCAGGCGGATTTCGCGGTGCGAAAAGCCCGCTGTCCGTCAGAAGTGACGGCGAGCGTGTCCATTCCCCAACGGGCAAGCCCCACGCGAGCGCACCCGGTGGGCGCGGGCCTCACCCGTCCAGGTCGTTGAGCGCGTCGGGAGGCAGCGGCGAGGCGCCGGTCACCGTGCCGTCCAGGTCCAGGGGCAGCGTGGAAGGATCCACCTCTGGCGGGGGGCTGTTCTCGAAGGGCGCGGCGAGCGCGGGCCGCGCGCCCCCAGCCCCCGGAGGCGGACGCAGGACGGGCCCCGGCGGAGGCAGCCCCGAGTGCCGCCGCGCGGCCTCCATCAGGGCGTTGTGGTGGCGGTACCGCGCCTCCACGAGCTTGTGGATGAGCAGCGGACCGCCGGGCACGCGGCGCGCGGTGAGGGCCTGGGTGGCCTTGCGCACCGGGTAGCGCACGCGGCGGATCTGCACGCGCCAGCCCTTGGGGGTGAAGGTGAAGACGCCGTAGGCGGGGCGCAGGTCGCCGTCGCGCGGAATCCCCGCGCTGGCCACGTCCGCGATGAGCATCCGGCCCACGCGCCGCCGGTAGGGGAAGTGCAGGTGCCCGAAGGCGCACGCGGCCGCGTCCAGGTGCGTGAAGAAGCGCCGCACCGCGTGGTCGTCCAG
This genomic interval carries:
- a CDS encoding metallophosphoesterase; its protein translation is MRVAILADIHGNLPACEAVLDDITKSVAPDYIVAAGDLALRGAHPRETVELLFSKCHALIMGNTDAYLAGNYLGGAYRERDHWKTELLRWTRDQLGDALLQQLGQMPFSLRYTPRKGQDLFICHANPRNLEESLDPTLDDHAVRRFFTHLDAAACAFGHLHFPYRRRVGRMLIADVASAGIPRDGDLRPAYGVFTFTPKGWRVQIRRVRYPVRKATQALTARRVPGGPLLIHKLVEARYRHHNALMEAARRHSGLPPPGPVLRPPPGAGGARPALAAPFENSPPPEVDPSTLPLDLDGTVTGASPLPPDALNDLDG
- a CDS encoding S1C family serine protease, which encodes MVGWMVGLSVVAVSLAASGAEAPSSTTPPAEASPAAPYCEGEYADSYSALSPKARAFEQAMQKKYTYCVRSTAVYECLSYGAEGNVRRTRTPVTAHGTAFAYRQQGGETLLLTNEHVVEWPDVTSDAHPVEGVPGGCKRVKDALSIVENEGDQYDRDDIPLAKAVVDPQLDLAVIKARASLTVMPWKVGKSAAVRERDVVDVRGFPLGVFNATNMGKVISAYDRDEYKEWYHDDFVIDALLSQGNSGSPVLAISCKTGEFELVGVYHAGYSRGSALNVVVGIDQARDLMNNLRRSPKRALEGATPLDALARARVAKRAEVSATPFFPFGSRTAAVFPRADGTLLFALYAQDFPRRVYPLIVMEDLPLTSADEGFGKVGRVWFGGPRGLLERPRAEQDAELQQQLARLLDALRRDATLTFSYQDSLPGSDESRQTFDTSTRLGKTLDRTIVAHRELSDAAAELAERFAPDTPEPATGSESVLKKPPPGVHLGLGADPAGQAPPDAPPRDSGTRQPAKSTQARPARHPEVR